The following proteins are encoded in a genomic region of Ostrea edulis chromosome 7, xbOstEdul1.1, whole genome shotgun sequence:
- the LOC125654693 gene encoding putative nuclease HARBI1 yields the protein MALRYYATGDNMKTIGDTLGFHKSSVSRSIHDVSQALTDLASRFIKWPSTEGEKSNIKKGFYAIAKFPGVIGAIDGTHVRIMGPSEHEHVYVNRKGFHSINTQAICNHEGRFINIVAKWPGSNHDSFIFRESNIGTYFEAHHKGIDVDGLLIGDSGYACSKYLVTPFLRPTTD from the exons ATGGCTCTACGATATTACGCTACAGGTGATAACATGAAAACTATAGGCGATACACTGGGTTTCCACAAGTCAAGTGTATCTCGAAGTATCCACGATGTATCCCAAGCCCTGACCGATTTGGCCTCACGTTTTATAAAGTGGCCATCCACAGAAGGAGAGAAGTCCAACATCAAGAAGGGCTTTTATGCCATTGCCAAATTTCCTGGTGTGATTGGTGCTATCGATGGTACCCACGTCCGCATCATGGGCCCCAGTGAGCACGAGCACGTGTATGTGAACCGGAAAGGCTTCCATTCAATAAACACACAGGCCATATGTAATCATGAAG GCCGATTTATCAACATTGTTGCCAAGTGGCCAGGGTCCAACCatgattcttttatttttcgAGAATCAAATATTGGAACATATTTCGAAGCGCATCATAAAGGGATTGATGTGGATGGACTACTGATTGGTGACAGTGGATATGCATGCAGCAAATATCTGGTGACTCCCTTTCTACGACCCACGACTGATTAA
- the LOC125653954 gene encoding uncharacterized protein LOC125653954 isoform X1, whose product MIIFQHLLILELYLYAGISIKPLLTSKIDGDYTVYDEVKSFDSTLRILGEIREKQCLPCFIYTKNWREDTFLNPSSTSDDLQLCRQIKCSFQGRCLRFKKDICYSWTFTVISDKKEYVLFSRTNPSSDEKTNLNITCYGTGTAQCNYLHITSTEISTTVRKHFWSETSNPDKKMPNQDVGVDDNNDNDGEDKEATKTENKKNPNPACQKKCKQCRKCSGNKTLNDCVNAAKQKDCPGCSNLGILLITHVIAAGIGGGILYLIQFIKEFRRKRTDEAKPESNDEMINASYGHTRGTDILQMSNVSHQEEGIYSEVADKPDSLLNDNTIPNCSTGSVLNDRKHSTLPDIPHDSERDEEYLLPQIPKSLSLPDTHVHLSEEVNKSTSIVQEELPLKDVNDVYQRTEFYEILQDASATDGGNNVYSFLQKADELDLK is encoded by the exons ATGATCATCTTTCAACATCTACTGATCTTGGAATTGTATTTAT ATGCTGGGATATCGATAAAACCTCTACTAACCTCAAAAATTGACGGGGATTACACTGTGTATGACGA AGTGAAAAGTTTTGACAGCACGCTCAGAATCCTGGGCGAGATACGTGAGAAACAATGTCTTCcctgttttatatatacaaagaACTGGAGAGAAGATACATTTTTAAACCCAAGTTCCACATCAG ACGACCTCCAATTATGCAGGCAGATCAAATGTAGTTTTCAAGGAAGATGTCTAAGGTTTAAAAAGGACATTTGCTATTCATGGACATTCACAGTCATCTCAGATAAGAAGGAGTACGTACTCTTTTCAAGGACCAACCCATCTTCTGATGAGAAAACCAACTTGAATATCACTTGTTACGGCACAGGAACAGCAC AGTGTAATTACTTGCACATTACTTCAACAGAAATTTCAACAACTGTTCGGAAACATTTCTGGTCTGAGACGAGCAACCCAGATAAGAAAATGCCCAATCAAGATGTCGGTGTTGATGATAACAACGATAATGACGGCGAGGACAAAGAAGCTActaaaacagaaaataaaaagaatCCAAATCCCGCAT GCCAGAAAAAATGTAAACAGTGTCGGAAATGTTCgggaaataaaacattaaatgacTGTGTAAATGCAGCAAAACAAAAGGACTGTCCTGGATGTAGTAATTTGG GCATCTTGTTGATTACACACGTCATTGCAGCAGGGATTGGTGGAGGGATCCTATACTTGATACAGTTTATCAAGGAGTTTCGGAGAAAAAG AACTGACGAAGCTAAGCCAGAAAGTAATGATGAAATGATCAATGCATCTTACGGACACACGAGAGGAACTGACATTCTGCAGATGTCCAACGTCAGCCATCAGGAAGAAGGCATCTACAGTGAAGTTGCCGACAAGCCT GACTCGCTTCTGAATGATAACACAATCCCAAATTGTTCAACGGGAAGTGTGTTAAACGACAGGAAACACTCCACACTACCAGATATACCTCACGACTCGGAGAGAGACGAAGAGTACTTGCTTCCGCAAATTCCAAAGAGTCTTTCATTGCCTGATACACATGTGCATTTGTCAGAAGAAGTAAACAAATCAACATCTATTGTGCAGGAGGAACTGCCATTGAAAGACGTCAATGATGTATATCAAAGAACAGAATTTTATGAAATCCTGCAGGATGCATCTGCTACAGATGGTGGGAATAATGTATATTCTTTTCTACAGAAAGCAGATGAATTGGATCTAAAGTAA
- the LOC125656172 gene encoding uncharacterized protein LOC125656172, producing the protein MATLISQAKEVITCDLCVKPTQQFCNNCQLSLCVDCVSKHVDKLKYQPHRIVHFKDRKVAFPECEFHSNQRCEVHCQQCDVPVCLKCMLDLHNGHRVKDMPEIFNDKKKKLEKETKEIESTIIPQYKKKNEETKSQISIIMAEFDELEKEKEKHRRFWHKEVDTIFNNLGSLMKSIKTNILSALNSHQSKMKNKIPDMTQTVQQNKKILKSNNVCAVTDYKSQLEEYRNMLTDIDVKVPSLKTNIVQGRELSLELEEYKASLTQTTLPSLTEEVSYLSLQKLLEQAKSIATIPTGVNPLFHVACAGVDDAWVSGKDNTIRRIDINGYVRDTVPTTCQTWPGDITVTREGELAYSDANNRTVNIVKQGEKETLITTPQGWHPKKICFTKSGDILISMATSYCSRNKIVRYQGHTVKQEIDRDEDGEPIYKGGENPLCLVENNNGDVCASDLNADTVVVVDKSGRVRFRYDGTPAMRKKSFDPGHIVTDSMSQIIVADCNNASLHILDQNGKFLRYVDNCGLENPAGLSVDSEGRLWVVLFHSGEVKVIQYMK; encoded by the coding sequence ATGGCCACGTTGATCTCCCAGGCAAAGGAGGTCATCACCTGTGACCTTTGTGTCAAGCCAACCCAGCAGTTCTGTAACAACTGTCAACTCAGTTTGTGTGTTGACTGTGTTAGTAAACACGTGGACAAGCTCAAGTACCAACCACATCGTATCGTTCATTTCAAAGACAGAAAGGTGGCTTTTCCTGAGTGTGAATTTCACTCCAACCAGAGATGTGAGGTCCACTGCCAACAATGTGATGTTCCAGTTTGTCTGAAATGCATGCTTGATCTCCATAATGGACACAGAGTCAAGGATATGCCAGAAATTTTCAATGACAAGAAAAAGAAATTGGAAAAggaaaccaaagaaattgaatcCACCATTATTCCACAGTACAAGAAGAAAAACGAAGAAACAAAAAGCCAAATATCCATTATAATGGCCGAATTTGATGAACTggaaaaagagaaagaaaagcACAGAAGATTCTGGCACAAAGAAGTAGACACAATTTTCAATAATCTCGGTTCTTTGATGAAGTCCATCAAAACGAATATCCTGTCTGCTTTAAACTCTCACCAATCcaagatgaaaaataaaattccagACATGACCCAAACagttcaacaaaacaaaaaaatactgAAGTCAAACAATGTGTGTGCAGTCACTGACTACAAATCCCAACTCGAGGAATACAGGAACATGCTTACTGATATTGATGTCAAAGTGCCATCACTCAAAACCAACATAGTCCAAGGAAGAGAACTCAGCCTGGAATTAGAAGAATACAAGGCTAGCCTGACACAGACAACACTGCCCAGTCTGACAGAGGAAGTCTCCTATTTATCTTTACAAAAGCTGTTAGAGCAAGCCAAATCAATTGCAACCATTCCTACTGGAGTTAATCCTCTATTCCATGTTGCCTGTGCGGGAGTGGATGACGCCTGGGTTAGTGGTAAAGATAATACAATAAGGCGCATTGACATAAACGGGTATGTACGGGACACTGTCCCCACTACATGTCAAACCTGGCCTGGGGATATCACAGTGACCAGAGAGGGAGAACTGGCATACAGTGATGCTAACAATAGAACTGTGAACATTGTCAAACAAGGGGAAAAAGAGACACTGATAACCACACCACAGGGCTGGCAtccaaagaaaatatgctttactAAGTCAGGGGACATCCTGATCAGTATGGCTACTTCTTATTGTAGCCGAAATAAAATTGTCCGTTATCAGGGACACACAGTGAAACAGGAAATAGATAGAGATGAAGATGGAGAACCAATCTATAAAGGAGGGGAAAACCCACTGTGTCTGGTGGAGAACAACAATGGAGACGTCTGTGCCTCTGATCTTAATGCTGACACCGTGGTCGTGGTGGACAAGTCAGGAAGAGTCCGATTCCGATACGACGGTACACCAGCCATGAGGAAGAAGTCATTTGATCCTGGACATATAGTGACAGACTCCATGAGTCAGATCATTGTGGCAGATTGCAACAATGCCAGTCTACACATCCTGGATCAGAACGGAAAGTTCCTTAGATATGTGGACAATTGTGGACTAGAAAATCCTGCCGGACTGAGTGTGGACAGTGAAGGGAGATTGTGGGTAGTGTTATTCCATTCAGGAGAAGTGAAAGTGATTcagtacatgaaataa
- the LOC125653954 gene encoding uncharacterized protein LOC125653954 isoform X2 — translation MIIFQHLLILELYLYAGISIKPLLTSKIDGDYTVYDEVKSFDSTLRILGEIREKQCLPCFIYTKNWREDTFLNPSSTSDDLQLCRQIKCSFQGRCLRFKKDICYSWTFTVISDKKEYVLFSRTNPSSDEKTNLNITCYGTGTAQISTTVRKHFWSETSNPDKKMPNQDVGVDDNNDNDGEDKEATKTENKKNPNPACQKKCKQCRKCSGNKTLNDCVNAAKQKDCPGCSNLGILLITHVIAAGIGGGILYLIQFIKEFRRKRTDEAKPESNDEMINASYGHTRGTDILQMSNVSHQEEGIYSEVADKPDSLLNDNTIPNCSTGSVLNDRKHSTLPDIPHDSERDEEYLLPQIPKSLSLPDTHVHLSEEVNKSTSIVQEELPLKDVNDVYQRTEFYEILQDASATDGGNNVYSFLQKADELDLK, via the exons ATGATCATCTTTCAACATCTACTGATCTTGGAATTGTATTTAT ATGCTGGGATATCGATAAAACCTCTACTAACCTCAAAAATTGACGGGGATTACACTGTGTATGACGA AGTGAAAAGTTTTGACAGCACGCTCAGAATCCTGGGCGAGATACGTGAGAAACAATGTCTTCcctgttttatatatacaaagaACTGGAGAGAAGATACATTTTTAAACCCAAGTTCCACATCAG ACGACCTCCAATTATGCAGGCAGATCAAATGTAGTTTTCAAGGAAGATGTCTAAGGTTTAAAAAGGACATTTGCTATTCATGGACATTCACAGTCATCTCAGATAAGAAGGAGTACGTACTCTTTTCAAGGACCAACCCATCTTCTGATGAGAAAACCAACTTGAATATCACTTGTTACGGCACAGGAACAGCAC AAATTTCAACAACTGTTCGGAAACATTTCTGGTCTGAGACGAGCAACCCAGATAAGAAAATGCCCAATCAAGATGTCGGTGTTGATGATAACAACGATAATGACGGCGAGGACAAAGAAGCTActaaaacagaaaataaaaagaatCCAAATCCCGCAT GCCAGAAAAAATGTAAACAGTGTCGGAAATGTTCgggaaataaaacattaaatgacTGTGTAAATGCAGCAAAACAAAAGGACTGTCCTGGATGTAGTAATTTGG GCATCTTGTTGATTACACACGTCATTGCAGCAGGGATTGGTGGAGGGATCCTATACTTGATACAGTTTATCAAGGAGTTTCGGAGAAAAAG AACTGACGAAGCTAAGCCAGAAAGTAATGATGAAATGATCAATGCATCTTACGGACACACGAGAGGAACTGACATTCTGCAGATGTCCAACGTCAGCCATCAGGAAGAAGGCATCTACAGTGAAGTTGCCGACAAGCCT GACTCGCTTCTGAATGATAACACAATCCCAAATTGTTCAACGGGAAGTGTGTTAAACGACAGGAAACACTCCACACTACCAGATATACCTCACGACTCGGAGAGAGACGAAGAGTACTTGCTTCCGCAAATTCCAAAGAGTCTTTCATTGCCTGATACACATGTGCATTTGTCAGAAGAAGTAAACAAATCAACATCTATTGTGCAGGAGGAACTGCCATTGAAAGACGTCAATGATGTATATCAAAGAACAGAATTTTATGAAATCCTGCAGGATGCATCTGCTACAGATGGTGGGAATAATGTATATTCTTTTCTACAGAAAGCAGATGAATTGGATCTAAAGTAA